From Leptospira venezuelensis, a single genomic window includes:
- a CDS encoding hydrogenase-4 subunit G, translated as MKQIQEIINIFRPAKNLNFEKMGPTNPNARGIPVPSSKKGFHLDKSIEKVCPTGGLKVSSSKDITFDYGACLQCGHCVEASAGQLENSGFIHVYSVDREALKVRYIDGIPASYEEEVSENIKQFRKITKNTGFQYREVAASGNNATEAEINASFNAVFDSEASMVRVVASPKHSDAVVFAGPVGPNMEIPLQVAWDTTPGPKALIACGTEAVSGGLFQRGKLPKEPDLFIGGDPPRPDVIVSAFRYLMGKKKFSFREELSKFIAERRSKS; from the coding sequence ATGAAACAAATCCAAGAAATCATCAATATATTCCGTCCGGCAAAAAATCTAAATTTCGAAAAAATGGGTCCCACTAATCCAAATGCGAGAGGTATACCTGTTCCTTCTTCTAAGAAAGGATTCCATTTAGATAAATCAATTGAGAAGGTTTGCCCGACTGGAGGATTAAAAGTATCCTCATCAAAAGATATTACATTTGATTACGGAGCTTGCCTGCAATGTGGTCATTGTGTAGAAGCTTCTGCAGGACAATTAGAAAATTCAGGATTTATTCACGTATATTCCGTAGACAGAGAAGCATTAAAAGTACGTTATATAGATGGAATTCCAGCATCTTACGAGGAAGAAGTATCCGAAAACATAAAACAATTCCGCAAAATTACCAAAAACACCGGCTTTCAATACAGAGAAGTTGCTGCAAGTGGGAATAATGCAACAGAAGCTGAAATCAATGCGAGTTTTAATGCCGTCTTTGATAGCGAAGCAAGTATGGTACGAGTGGTTGCTTCTCCCAAACACTCAGATGCAGTTGTATTCGCTGGTCCAGTTGGACCAAATATGGAAATTCCCCTTCAAGTTGCATGGGATACAACTCCAGGACCGAAGGCACTGATCGCCTGCGGAACTGAAGCCGTTTCTGGTGGATTATTCCAAAGGGGAAAATTACCAAAAGAGCCGGACCTATTTATTGGAGGAGACCCTCCAAGACCTGACGTAATCGTAAGCGCGTTCCGTTATTTGATGGGCAAGAAGAAGTTCTCCTTCAGGGAAGAACTCTCTAAATTCATTGCAGAACGACGCTCTAAATCCTAA